A DNA window from Streptomyces canus contains the following coding sequences:
- a CDS encoding helix-turn-helix domain-containing protein, translated as MEQPDWMSRVGTGIAREIRRHRLARGMSAQQLSDACEELGTPIPRTVISNIENGRRTNISVAETVALAQALGVPPIALIIPAGYVEEVEHLPNRWIDPIRAVNWFSGVITIHRRSSLDGLPKDEWALTVARTHRWLENLISGIYKDINEDAKGLWEMSAVDAESQKERAYHLKLELKGLREEMVRRGLTPPRTYLQVDDLEVPADSEKASSYWTYKAEIPPF; from the coding sequence ATGGAGCAACCGGACTGGATGTCGCGTGTCGGCACGGGGATCGCCCGGGAGATCCGACGCCACAGATTGGCTCGCGGTATGAGCGCGCAGCAGTTGTCGGACGCCTGCGAGGAGCTCGGCACTCCGATCCCTCGCACCGTGATCTCCAACATCGAGAACGGGCGGCGGACCAACATCTCGGTAGCGGAGACCGTGGCGCTTGCGCAGGCCCTAGGGGTGCCGCCCATCGCGCTGATCATTCCTGCCGGGTATGTGGAAGAAGTGGAGCATCTCCCTAATCGCTGGATCGATCCCATTCGCGCGGTCAATTGGTTCTCAGGCGTCATCACCATTCACCGGAGGTCGAGTCTCGACGGCCTACCCAAGGACGAATGGGCCCTGACCGTGGCCCGTACCCACCGCTGGCTGGAGAACCTGATCAGCGGCATCTACAAGGACATCAACGAAGACGCTAAGGGCTTGTGGGAGATGTCAGCTGTCGATGCCGAATCGCAAAAGGAACGCGCCTATCACCTGAAGCTTGAGTTGAAAGGGCTGAGGGAGGAAATGGTCAGACGTGGCCTAACGCCTCCGCGCACGTATCTGCAGGTCGACGACCTTGAGGTGCCCGCAGATTCCGAGAAGGCCAGTTCATACTGGACGTACAAGGCAGAGATTCCGCCCTTCTGA
- a CDS encoding terminase large subunit domain-containing protein, whose product MTTAVDELEHLDDEEVYRQLEAARRAMSADLLRDPVTLARGLDRRFRLRPHLKLIGDSLAEVGRGEYDRLLILTPPQVGKSTTVAEWFPFWWLCTYPEDKVAVTSYGDDLALRRGKRIRGYVEDFGDEWELRMKPGSGAMQDWEITKGGGCRSVSVGKGLTGFDVNLLIIDDPHKDRADAESEAARRALHDWYSSAALSRLQPDRSAVVAIQTRWHPDDFAGRRIQEEGRIEDGGRWKVIHLPAVADPKFGDDPLGREPGEPLPHPKIPTRAVARLKAWWAQKKATSIVRDWHALYQGDPQPGEGALVSEDLLRLLRDTTTPVEPQKIAVSIDPSGGGRDVAGVIGGFLGDDGRVWITDDVSAPMSSAEWSTAACRLAYRTNAAIIYVEWNFGRDMCVLAIQTSWEALQREGEIPKNVLMPAIAPVRAKQGKLLRAEPIAQQMVQDKVRFGGLFPDMEREWATWQPTDPDSPGRIDASCILVYGLIPEANAGAIVHAPLPQAPEAGGAARSGLPGAVQQNRPAAPYGRRIGR is encoded by the coding sequence GTGACGACGGCCGTGGACGAGCTGGAGCACCTGGACGACGAGGAGGTCTACCGGCAGCTGGAGGCGGCACGCCGGGCCATGAGCGCTGACCTGCTACGAGATCCGGTGACGCTCGCCCGCGGCCTCGACCGCCGGTTCCGGCTACGCCCACACCTGAAGCTCATCGGCGACTCCCTCGCCGAGGTGGGCCGGGGCGAGTACGACCGGCTGCTGATCCTGACCCCGCCCCAGGTCGGGAAGAGCACGACGGTCGCGGAGTGGTTTCCGTTCTGGTGGCTGTGCACCTACCCGGAGGACAAGGTCGCCGTCACCTCGTACGGCGACGACCTGGCGCTGCGGCGCGGCAAGAGGATCCGCGGCTACGTCGAGGACTTCGGCGACGAGTGGGAGCTGCGGATGAAACCCGGCTCCGGGGCGATGCAGGACTGGGAGATCACCAAGGGCGGCGGCTGCCGCTCCGTGTCCGTCGGTAAGGGCCTCACCGGCTTCGACGTGAACCTGCTGATCATCGACGACCCGCACAAGGACCGCGCCGACGCCGAATCCGAGGCCGCGCGGCGCGCCCTGCACGACTGGTACTCGTCGGCGGCCCTGTCCCGCCTCCAGCCCGACCGGAGCGCCGTGGTGGCGATCCAGACCCGCTGGCACCCGGACGACTTCGCCGGCCGCCGCATCCAGGAAGAGGGCCGCATCGAGGACGGCGGCCGGTGGAAGGTGATTCACCTCCCCGCGGTCGCCGACCCCAAGTTCGGGGACGACCCGCTCGGCCGTGAACCCGGGGAGCCGCTGCCCCACCCGAAGATCCCCACCCGTGCCGTCGCGCGACTGAAGGCGTGGTGGGCGCAGAAGAAGGCCACGTCGATCGTCCGTGACTGGCACGCCCTCTACCAGGGCGACCCCCAGCCCGGTGAAGGAGCGCTCGTGTCCGAGGACCTGCTGCGCCTGCTCCGCGACACCACCACCCCCGTGGAACCACAGAAGATCGCCGTCTCCATCGACCCCTCCGGCGGCGGCCGCGACGTCGCCGGCGTCATCGGCGGCTTCCTCGGCGACGACGGCCGCGTGTGGATCACCGACGACGTCTCCGCGCCCATGTCGTCGGCCGAGTGGTCGACGGCGGCCTGCCGCCTCGCCTACCGGACCAACGCGGCGATCATCTACGTCGAGTGGAACTTCGGCCGGGACATGTGTGTCCTGGCGATCCAGACGTCGTGGGAGGCGCTCCAGCGCGAGGGGGAGATCCCGAAGAACGTCCTCATGCCCGCCATCGCGCCCGTGCGCGCGAAGCAGGGCAAGCTGCTGCGGGCGGAGCCGATCGCCCAGCAGATGGTGCAGGACAAGGTCCGCTTCGGTGGCCTGTTCCCCGACATGGAACGCGAGTGGGCGACGTGGCAGCCCACCGACCCCGACAGCCCCGGCCGTATCGACGCGTCCTGCATCCTCGTGTACGGGCTGATCCCGGAAGCCAACGCGGGCGCCATCGTGCACGCCCCGCTCCCGCAGGCCCCTGAAGCTGGCGGAGCTGCCCGGAGCGGTCTACCGGGCGCCGTGCAGCAGAACCGGCCGGCGGCCCCGTACGGGCGCCGTATCGGCCGATGA
- a CDS encoding putative antirestriction adenine methyltransferase: MFHGSIPAPLRSIIYEHAGTWPGEDIYIGCSGNMTIERVLHARFGDERRVHGNDIQAYSCALGWYLAGDELNYTLREEYEEPLGWLKPYLEDRTDLLATLMLGTRFLQYVGKDGAYYRRMMDATQDQWPRMHEKTATKLRGLQTKLGSFYAGDVRDYLREAVPSKAPVVMFPPFYCLAPEHRLLTADLRWVPCGELRAGDRLIAFDEEAPEGYTHRRLRWSEIVRSEPAMKECVRVVLEDGTDIVCTEDHPWLADRHNRPSRVLRKWVRADRLLEEAPYVIRLTNTWEPVRTYESGWLAGMFDGEGSVYLGKSASKVGISQRPGLAADQFALRLKELGFDTSVSPRPSGVNGIDIAGGWPEMLRALGTLRPERLVARLQKLEVERLSVRSRGNPRVKVVAVERVGVRPIQSIMTTTGTYIGEGFAMHNSGDYQAQFAPIDAAFNWPEPTFRDLTEEGKEEIIAQVQDRPNWVLGLHIERPELRDKLAGVVQTANRGLPIYVYAAAGPRRIVRPHQPVEPIPMPKIAPNEDLGDRMTLHILTGGQFAGIRSQFMSKTIKPGSPLIACGVAVDGKLIGAFAYLPPKFDPNTAYLMSDFPVSWTRYRRLAKLIVMAASTKEAQLLIQRSLSKRIDGWATTAFTDRPNSAKYGRGIPGVKLQKRTEASSKDPGDGIHRYQLQYGGPLGAYDLNEALTLWKTKHGKDMR, from the coding sequence ATGTTCCACGGCTCGATACCCGCGCCCCTCCGCTCGATCATCTACGAGCACGCCGGGACCTGGCCCGGGGAAGACATCTACATCGGCTGCTCCGGGAACATGACCATCGAGCGTGTGCTGCACGCCCGTTTCGGTGATGAGCGGCGCGTCCACGGCAACGACATCCAGGCCTACAGTTGCGCCCTCGGCTGGTACCTCGCCGGAGACGAGCTCAACTACACCCTGCGCGAGGAGTACGAGGAGCCCCTGGGCTGGCTCAAGCCCTACCTGGAGGACCGCACCGACCTCCTCGCCACCCTCATGCTCGGCACCCGCTTCCTCCAGTACGTCGGAAAGGACGGCGCCTACTACCGGCGAATGATGGACGCGACCCAGGACCAGTGGCCGCGCATGCACGAGAAGACAGCAACCAAGCTCCGAGGCCTCCAAACGAAGCTGGGCTCCTTCTACGCCGGCGACGTCCGCGACTACCTGCGCGAGGCCGTGCCATCCAAAGCGCCGGTCGTGATGTTCCCGCCGTTCTACTGCCTCGCCCCCGAACACCGGCTGTTGACCGCAGACCTGCGGTGGGTGCCGTGCGGTGAACTGCGGGCCGGCGATCGCCTCATCGCCTTCGACGAGGAAGCACCCGAGGGGTACACGCATCGCCGCCTGCGCTGGTCGGAGATCGTCCGGTCCGAGCCCGCCATGAAGGAGTGCGTGCGCGTCGTCCTGGAGGACGGCACAGACATCGTCTGCACAGAGGACCACCCGTGGCTGGCCGACCGCCATAACCGACCCAGCCGCGTGCTCCGCAAGTGGGTGCGCGCTGACCGGCTGCTCGAAGAGGCGCCGTACGTCATCCGCCTCACGAACACGTGGGAGCCGGTCCGTACATACGAGTCCGGGTGGCTCGCGGGGATGTTCGACGGCGAGGGCTCGGTGTACCTCGGCAAGTCGGCGTCGAAGGTGGGCATCTCACAGCGGCCCGGCCTGGCCGCCGACCAGTTCGCTCTACGGTTGAAGGAACTCGGTTTCGACACCAGCGTGAGCCCGCGCCCCAGTGGCGTGAATGGGATCGACATAGCGGGCGGCTGGCCAGAGATGCTGCGCGCCCTCGGCACTCTGCGCCCCGAGCGCCTGGTCGCTCGCCTCCAGAAACTGGAGGTCGAGCGCCTCAGCGTCCGGTCGCGCGGCAACCCCCGGGTGAAGGTCGTCGCTGTCGAGCGGGTCGGCGTCCGCCCGATCCAGTCGATCATGACGACGACGGGCACGTACATCGGCGAAGGCTTCGCCATGCACAACAGCGGCGACTACCAGGCCCAGTTCGCGCCCATCGACGCCGCATTCAACTGGCCCGAGCCCACTTTCCGTGACCTGACCGAAGAGGGCAAAGAGGAGATCATCGCCCAGGTACAGGACCGGCCCAACTGGGTCCTCGGCCTGCACATCGAACGCCCCGAGCTGCGAGACAAGCTCGCCGGCGTCGTCCAGACCGCGAACCGCGGCCTCCCTATCTACGTGTACGCCGCCGCAGGCCCGCGCCGCATCGTCCGGCCTCACCAGCCGGTCGAGCCGATCCCCATGCCGAAGATCGCGCCTAACGAGGACCTCGGCGACCGCATGACGCTCCACATCCTCACCGGCGGCCAGTTCGCGGGCATCCGCTCCCAGTTCATGTCGAAGACGATCAAACCCGGCAGCCCGCTCATCGCCTGTGGTGTCGCCGTCGACGGCAAGCTGATCGGCGCGTTCGCCTACCTGCCGCCGAAGTTCGACCCGAACACCGCCTACCTGATGTCCGACTTCCCCGTGTCGTGGACCCGCTACCGGCGCCTTGCGAAGCTCATCGTCATGGCCGCGTCCACGAAGGAGGCGCAGCTCCTCATCCAGCGCTCGCTGTCCAAGCGGATCGACGGCTGGGCGACGACCGCGTTCACCGACCGGCCGAACTCGGCGAAGTACGGGCGCGGCATCCCCGGCGTGAAGCTCCAGAAACGCACCGAAGCGAGCAGCAAGGATCCCGGCGACGGCATCCACCGCTACCAGCTCCAGTACGGCGGTCCCCTCGGCGCCTACGACCTGAACGAAGCCCTGACCCTGTGGAAGACCAAGCACGGCAAGGACATGCGATGA
- a CDS encoding RHS repeat-associated core domain-containing protein codes for MALTVPVALTPVAAAATGGGLGKPAVAEQRVSKVRKVTGLGDKKARATVAKAKAANAAQSKRAAAEQKASWPTAAEDTAQIPDSGKAKVTAGGLPVTIARSGAKSAASGQARVRVLSHEAAKAAGIKGVLLTADAADPGTAEVSVDYSAFASAYGGGWSGRLRLVQLPACALTTPKKAACRVETPLDSHNDISGQAVSAKVGLAPASTTTATSLLSTSQTAAATSSATVLALTAAAGESASGAGNYAASPLSSSSTWEAGGSSGAFTWSYPLSTPPAAAGPAPSLSLSYDSGSSDGKTASTNNQSTQVGEGFNLTSSYIDRSYGACDNDGQDDKYDQCWKYDNASLVLNGKSSELIKDDTDGKWRLKNDDASTVTHSTGAENGDDDGEYWTVITGDGTKYVFGLNKLTGAGTERTNSVWTVPVYGDDFGDPGYDKGDSFSGRSLTQAWRWNLDYVVDLRGNAMTYWYTAETNYYAKNGAATATTAYTRGGYLSKILYGQNKDTLFSGVTSDKVTFSYDERCTAADCSSLTDSTADNWPDVPFDSVCKQDADCDAKSPSFFTRKRLTGIDTYAWSAASSAFTAVDSWTLTQNFLDGGDLAGDTSDQTLALMSIRHTGKNGTDIALDPVTFDYQMRANRVDSNDDDILPLTRPRIETVTSETGAITTVTLSDPECVRGSNMPAAEDNDTKSCYPTYWHINGAAESLIDWFHKYRVTAVLSSDPTGKNLAVEHAYTYSGPAWHYNDDPITPSDERTWSIWRGYGKVTETTGISGGTQSKTVSLYLQGMNGDKQKNGTTRTASVAGIDFTGLDVADQTDSDPYAGQLRQQITYNGSTPVAVTVNDPWLKKTATQHKSYADIEAYYVRTAKTYTHTYLTATSKWRTSASSTTAFDDYGMPTKVYNEGDTAATGDETCTRTWYARNDTLGINSLVSRTRTVGQPCSVAETSLSLPTSTAARGDVLADTATVYDTTTATTWTASQTPTKGEATWTGRASAYPATATSGERAPSSWQTLSKLTYDTLGRVVTSTDAASNTTTTVYTPTGAGPLTKTKVTNPKSQNVYTYADYARGTPTKVYDANNKITESTYDALGRKTATWLPNRSRSLEQSANYTYAYSVSNDAPSWTSTSTLKADGTYNTTYTVYDSLLRTLQTQSPTPVGGQLLTDTRYDSRGLAYETYADIFDSTATPSGTYTRAEYGEAPKQTKIVFDGAGRPTSSTLLIYGVQKWSTTSSYTGDSSATTAPSGGSAVRTITDVQGRPVERREYASTSPADTGYGATVGAAYTPTAYTYTRDGKQATITGPDSKWTYSYDLFGRQTSSTDPDKGTATTGYTNLDQTSWTKDGAGRVTVYAYDSLGRTTDTWSAASTADLTSTLEEQVDANKLTHYAYDTLAKGQPDSSTRYVGGASASGSAYTKQVTAYDNLYRATTTQVVLPAGDALVKSGAVPSSTLSFSTYYNIDGTQQYTSEPAAGGLTAETIDTEYNGLGLPTAVTGTTGYLLDAGYSATGQTAELTLGTSAAAGIYKAYIKNKYEEGTDRLTESRVTDPTHQLQNLNYTYDDAGNVTAISDATTQSGTVVADNQCFAYDGYRRLTNAWTPSTADCSTSKRTTANLGGASPYWSSYTYTDAGLRKTETTHTTSADTTKTYCYSATKLHQLAATTTGSTCTGVAPTYVYDDTGNTTTRLDGTTSQTLAWDNESRLNKLVEGSSTTGYVYDADGTLLIRRNTAGETVLYLGATEVHLDTSTSTTKYWAQRYYSAGSAVIAVRSNKSGTSTLSYLAADQHGTSSLALDATTQAITKRYTTPFGASRSGGTGTWPDDKSFLGKSADSSSGLTHIGAREYDPVLARFISVDPLLETDKPQTLNGYTYSSNNPATFSDPTGEGLACGDGFDVGCGNGVVTHGDGSLSKNGNPTGGGVAPGWNTGTATYTSIFTNNIVPGLPFQNALANTSITHFSSGQVFDEKRFMAGVAWALGGILRELTKEPEPTVMCTPDHSYCGTIETKGGTFAGGGGLLGGGGLSPRTPDGKFANGEPGTGSPAGKAPRTPDGKFAKRNGERGTDGSLDERTVMDQLELDGAPIIRGQVYARVPGFPLRKYDGAVQIGGRWLGVEVKGGSSPLTPPQRAFDQWLNKPGNTVTITGGPTLEGTFNAWVPH; via the coding sequence ATGGCTTTGACCGTGCCGGTCGCTCTGACGCCCGTCGCGGCTGCCGCGACGGGCGGTGGCCTGGGCAAGCCCGCGGTGGCCGAACAGCGCGTGAGCAAAGTCCGCAAGGTCACCGGGTTGGGTGACAAGAAGGCCCGCGCCACGGTCGCCAAGGCGAAAGCGGCCAACGCCGCCCAGTCCAAGCGGGCAGCTGCGGAACAGAAGGCGTCGTGGCCCACCGCGGCCGAGGACACCGCGCAGATCCCGGACAGTGGGAAGGCCAAGGTCACCGCCGGGGGCCTGCCGGTGACGATCGCCCGGTCCGGCGCCAAGAGCGCCGCCTCGGGCCAGGCACGGGTACGCGTTCTGAGTCATGAGGCCGCCAAGGCGGCCGGTATCAAGGGGGTTCTGCTCACCGCGGATGCCGCCGATCCGGGCACGGCCGAGGTGAGTGTCGACTACTCGGCGTTCGCGTCGGCGTACGGCGGCGGCTGGTCCGGCCGTTTGCGGTTGGTCCAGCTTCCTGCGTGTGCCCTCACCACGCCGAAGAAGGCGGCGTGCCGGGTTGAGACCCCGCTCGATTCGCACAATGACATCTCCGGCCAGGCCGTCTCGGCCAAGGTAGGTCTCGCCCCCGCCTCGACCACGACAGCCACCAGCCTGCTGAGCACTTCGCAGACGGCAGCCGCGACGTCCTCGGCCACGGTCCTCGCATTGACCGCTGCCGCCGGGGAGTCCGCCTCGGGCGCGGGCAACTACGCAGCTTCCCCGCTGTCGTCGTCCTCGACCTGGGAGGCGGGCGGCTCCTCCGGCGCGTTCACCTGGTCGTACCCGCTGAGCACGCCCCCTGCCGCGGCAGGCCCTGCCCCGTCGCTGTCGCTGTCGTACGACTCCGGCAGCTCGGACGGCAAGACGGCGTCCACGAACAACCAGTCCACGCAGGTCGGCGAGGGCTTCAACCTCACGTCCTCCTACATCGACCGTTCCTACGGTGCCTGCGACAACGACGGCCAGGACGACAAGTACGACCAGTGCTGGAAGTACGACAATGCCTCGCTGGTCCTCAACGGCAAGTCCAGCGAGCTGATCAAGGACGACACCGACGGCAAGTGGCGGCTGAAGAACGACGACGCCTCCACCGTCACCCACTCCACCGGCGCCGAGAACGGCGACGACGACGGTGAGTACTGGACGGTGATCACGGGCGACGGCACGAAGTACGTCTTCGGCCTCAACAAGCTCACCGGTGCCGGCACCGAGCGGACCAACTCCGTATGGACCGTTCCGGTTTACGGCGACGACTTTGGTGATCCCGGCTACGACAAGGGTGACTCCTTCTCCGGCCGCTCCCTCACCCAAGCCTGGCGCTGGAACCTGGACTATGTCGTAGACCTGCGCGGTAACGCGATGACGTACTGGTACACCGCCGAGACCAACTACTACGCCAAGAACGGCGCCGCCACCGCCACCACCGCCTACACCCGGGGCGGCTACCTCTCCAAGATTCTTTACGGGCAGAACAAGGACACCCTGTTCAGCGGGGTCACCTCGGACAAAGTCACCTTCTCCTACGACGAGCGCTGCACCGCCGCCGACTGCTCCTCACTGACGGACTCCACCGCCGACAACTGGCCCGATGTCCCCTTTGACTCCGTCTGCAAGCAGGACGCCGACTGCGACGCCAAGAGTCCGTCCTTCTTCACCCGCAAGCGCTTGACCGGCATTGACACCTACGCCTGGTCTGCCGCATCCAGCGCCTTCACCGCCGTCGACTCCTGGACGCTCACCCAGAACTTCCTGGACGGCGGCGACCTGGCCGGGGACACCTCCGACCAGACGCTGGCATTGATGTCCATCCGGCACACCGGTAAGAACGGCACCGACATCGCTCTGGACCCAGTCACGTTCGACTACCAGATGCGCGCCAACCGGGTCGACTCCAACGACGACGACATCCTCCCGCTGACCCGCCCGCGCATCGAGACGGTGACGTCCGAGACCGGCGCGATCACCACCGTGACCCTGTCCGACCCGGAATGCGTGCGCGGCTCCAACATGCCGGCCGCCGAGGACAACGACACCAAAAGCTGCTACCCGACCTACTGGCACATCAACGGCGCCGCCGAGTCGTTGATCGACTGGTTCCACAAATACCGCGTGACCGCGGTCCTCTCCTCCGACCCGACCGGCAAGAACCTCGCGGTCGAGCACGCCTACACCTACTCCGGCCCGGCCTGGCACTACAACGACGACCCCATCACCCCCTCCGACGAGCGCACCTGGTCCATCTGGCGCGGCTACGGCAAGGTCACCGAGACCACCGGTATCTCCGGCGGCACCCAGTCCAAGACCGTGTCGCTCTACCTGCAGGGCATGAACGGCGACAAACAGAAGAACGGCACCACACGTACCGCCTCCGTCGCCGGCATCGACTTCACCGGCCTGGACGTGGCCGACCAGACCGACAGCGACCCCTACGCCGGCCAACTGCGCCAGCAGATCACCTACAACGGCTCGACACCCGTGGCGGTCACGGTCAACGATCCCTGGCTGAAGAAGACCGCCACCCAGCACAAGTCGTACGCCGACATCGAGGCGTACTACGTCCGCACCGCTAAGACCTACACCCACACCTACCTCACCGCCACGTCGAAGTGGCGCACCAGCGCCTCCTCAACCACCGCCTTCGACGACTACGGCATGCCGACCAAGGTCTACAACGAGGGCGACACTGCTGCCACCGGCGACGAGACCTGCACCCGCACCTGGTACGCCCGCAACGACACCCTCGGCATCAACTCCCTGGTTTCGCGCACCCGCACGGTCGGCCAGCCCTGCTCGGTCGCCGAAACCTCCCTGTCCCTACCGACCTCTACCGCCGCGCGCGGTGACGTCCTGGCCGACACTGCCACCGTCTACGACACCACCACCGCCACCACGTGGACCGCCTCCCAGACCCCCACCAAGGGCGAGGCGACCTGGACCGGCCGCGCCTCCGCCTACCCGGCCACCGCCACCAGCGGCGAGCGCGCCCCGAGCTCCTGGCAGACGCTCTCCAAGCTGACCTACGACACCCTCGGCCGCGTCGTGACGTCGACCGACGCCGCCAGCAACACCACGACCACGGTCTATACCCCCACCGGCGCCGGCCCACTGACCAAGACCAAGGTCACCAACCCCAAGTCCCAGAACGTCTACACCTACGCCGACTACGCCCGGGGCACGCCCACCAAGGTCTACGACGCCAACAACAAGATCACCGAGAGCACCTACGACGCGCTCGGCCGCAAGACAGCCACCTGGCTGCCCAACCGCTCCCGGTCGCTGGAACAGAGCGCCAACTACACCTACGCCTACTCCGTCTCCAACGACGCACCGTCCTGGACGTCCACCTCGACGCTCAAAGCCGACGGCACGTACAACACCACCTACACCGTCTACGACTCCCTGCTGCGCACCCTTCAGACGCAGTCCCCGACACCCGTCGGGGGCCAGCTGCTGACGGACACCCGCTACGACAGCCGGGGCCTGGCCTACGAGACATACGCCGACATCTTCGACTCCACGGCGACCCCGTCGGGCACCTACACCCGGGCGGAGTACGGCGAAGCACCCAAGCAGACCAAGATCGTCTTCGACGGCGCCGGGCGCCCCACCTCCAGCACCCTGCTCATCTACGGCGTTCAGAAATGGTCCACTACCAGCAGCTACACCGGTGACTCCAGCGCCACCACCGCCCCCTCAGGCGGCTCCGCGGTACGGACGATCACCGACGTGCAGGGCCGGCCGGTGGAGCGCCGCGAGTACGCCAGCACCTCCCCGGCCGACACCGGCTACGGGGCCACCGTCGGCGCCGCCTACACCCCCACTGCGTACACCTACACCCGCGACGGCAAACAAGCCACGATCACCGGCCCCGACAGCAAGTGGACCTACTCCTACGACCTCTTCGGCCGCCAGACCTCGAGCACCGACCCTGACAAGGGCACCGCCACCACCGGCTACACCAACCTCGACCAGACGTCCTGGACCAAGGACGGCGCGGGCCGCGTCACCGTCTACGCCTACGACAGCCTCGGCCGCACCACCGACACATGGAGCGCCGCCTCCACCGCCGACCTCACCTCCACGCTGGAGGAACAGGTCGACGCCAACAAGCTCACCCACTACGCCTACGACACCCTGGCCAAGGGACAGCCGGACTCCTCCACCCGCTATGTCGGCGGAGCCTCCGCGAGCGGCAGCGCCTACACCAAGCAGGTCACGGCCTACGACAACCTCTACCGCGCCACCACCACACAGGTAGTCCTGCCCGCTGGCGACGCCCTGGTCAAGTCCGGTGCAGTCCCGTCCTCGACCCTGTCCTTCTCGACGTACTACAACATCGACGGAACCCAGCAGTACACCTCCGAGCCCGCCGCCGGCGGCCTCACTGCCGAAACCATCGACACCGAGTACAACGGACTCGGTCTGCCCACCGCCGTCACCGGCACCACGGGATACCTCCTGGACGCCGGATACTCTGCCACTGGCCAGACCGCAGAGCTCACCCTGGGAACATCCGCCGCGGCCGGTATCTATAAGGCGTACATCAAAAACAAGTACGAGGAGGGCACGGACCGGCTGACCGAATCCAGGGTCACCGACCCGACCCATCAGCTGCAGAACCTCAATTACACCTACGACGACGCCGGCAACGTCACCGCGATCAGCGACGCCACCACCCAGAGCGGCACAGTTGTAGCGGACAACCAGTGCTTCGCCTACGACGGCTACCGCCGCCTGACCAATGCCTGGACCCCGTCCACTGCCGACTGCTCCACCAGCAAGCGCACCACCGCCAATCTCGGCGGCGCCAGCCCGTACTGGTCCTCCTACACCTACACCGACGCCGGCCTGCGGAAGACCGAGACCACCCACACCACCAGCGCCGACACCACCAAGACCTACTGCTACAGCGCCACCAAGCTCCACCAGCTCGCCGCCACCACGACCGGCAGCACCTGCACCGGCGTCGCCCCCACCTACGTCTACGACGACACCGGCAACACCACCACCCGCCTCGACGGCACCACCTCCCAGACCCTGGCCTGGGACAACGAAAGCCGCCTGAACAAGCTGGTGGAAGGCAGCAGCACCACCGGCTACGTCTACGACGCCGACGGCACCCTGCTCATCCGCCGCAACACCGCGGGCGAGACGGTCCTCTACCTCGGCGCCACCGAGGTCCACCTGGACACCAGCACCTCCACCACCAAGTACTGGGCCCAGCGCTACTACTCGGCCGGCTCCGCCGTCATCGCGGTCCGCAGCAACAAGTCCGGCACCTCGACTCTCTCCTACCTCGCTGCGGACCAGCACGGCACGTCCAGCCTCGCCCTGGACGCAACGACCCAGGCCATCACCAAGCGCTACACCACCCCCTTCGGAGCCTCCCGCAGCGGCGGCACCGGAACCTGGCCGGACGACAAGTCCTTCCTCGGCAAGAGCGCCGACTCCTCCTCCGGCCTCACCCACATCGGCGCCCGCGAATACGACCCCGTCCTCGCCCGGTTCATCAGCGTCGACCCGCTCCTGGAAACCGACAAACCACAGACCCTCAACGGCTACACCTACAGTTCCAACAACCCCGCCACCTTCTCCGACCCCACCGGCGAAGGACTCGCATGCGGCGACGGCTTCGACGTCGGCTGCGGCAACGGCGTCGTCACCCATGGGGACGGCAGCCTGTCCAAGAACGGCAATCCAACCGGCGGCGGAGTAGCACCCGGATGGAACACCGGCACCGCAACCTACACCAGCATTTTCACTAATAACATCGTCCCCGGCCTGCCCTTCCAGAACGCCCTGGCAAATACCTCCATAACGCACTTCAGCAGCGGCCAGGTATTTGACGAAAAGCGTTTCATGGCAGGAGTCGCATGGGCGCTCGGTGGCATTCTGAGAGAGCTCACAAAAGAGCCGGAACCCACCGTCATGTGCACCCCAGACCACTCCTATTGTGGAACTATCGAGACAAAAGGTGGAACCTTTGCCGGTGGGGGTGGACTTCTGGGTGGGGGCGGACTATCACCGCGCACGCCTGACGGGAAGTTTGCAAACGGGGAGCCAGGAACGGGCAGCCCTGCAGGAAAAGCACCGCGTACGCCTGATGGGAAATTTGCAAAGCGAAATGGCGAGCGAGGAACGGACGGCTCTCTCGATGAGCGAACCGTGATGGATCAGCTCGAATTGGACGGCGCTCCCATAATTCGTGGCCAGGTCTATGCAAGGGTTCCTGGTTTCCCGCTCCGGAAATATGACGGAGCGGTTCAGATTGGTGGACGCTGGCTTGGCGTGGAGGTGAAGGGGGGGTCATCGCCGCTGACTCCGCCGCAAAGGGCATTTGACCAATGGCTCAATAAGCCGGGGAACACGGTTACAATCACCGGGGGTCCCACCCTGGAGGGAACCTTCAACGCTTGGGTTCCCCACTGA